The following nucleotide sequence is from Meiothermus cerbereus DSM 11376.
CCCTGGCCCCAAAACCTCCGCCGAGGTTATAGCTGCCCGCCTGCAACATCAGGCTGTTGAGGGAGGTGCCTTCTACCCACTGAAACACCAGGCTGGCCCCCGCAAAAGGCTTTGCGCTTTGTGCAAAGGCCATCCATCCCAAGCATAGCAGGGAAAAAACCGCGATTCGTTTGCCCATGATGGGCCTATTTTATGGCGATTTCAAAACACCAGAGGCCCGACATCGTGTTACATAAAGATTTCATTAGCCAATGCTAAGACTTCCCTCGAGGCTTCTTTCCTAGACTGCCAGATATGCGCCCATCGTACCTGGCCTTGCTGCTGCTAACCCCGCTCCTGGCGGCCTGTGGCGGCCAGAGCGTCTTCCGGCCACCCAGCAACCCCGGCACACCCCCACCCCCTGCACCCGGTGAAAGCTTCGGCATGACCGCCGATCCCTTCACGCTACCGCGGGGCGGCACCGCCACCCTTACGGTGCGGGTCACCTTCAACACCAGCAACCTGACCCGTGTGTTTTTGAATTACCAGAGCAACACGGCGGGGCTCGAGGTCACCCCCAAGGAACAAAATGCCGTGCGGGGCAGCTCCAACACCCAGACCGCCACCTTTACCGTAACCGACCGCAGCGTGGATCCGATGGAAAAGCGGCCCTTTTTCTACATCTACGGGATCGCCTGCACCAGCAGCGGGTGTAACAACCAGTCTCAGCGCAGCGTGCCTATACAGTGGAATATGCCCTAGGAGTCTGGCAAAAAAGGGTTACCAGACGAGCCTGGCTACCAAAAATTACCGCTCATGTATCTTCAGTTGACCGTGCCCAGAGCACCTTCCAGCTCGACGTCCTGGGTGTTGCCCCCGCGCACATACAACCCGCGCCAGGCGTCCTCGGTGGTGAAGAAGCCATCCAGGCGCAGGTCGGTGCCGGGTTTGATGTACTGCTTTAGGGGGCCGATGCCCGAGTTGCGGTCGCCAGCGATGTAGGGGCCGTCGCCGTACAGGTTGGTCTCGAAGTAGCCGTCGCCGTCGGGGTCGAGTTCAGGCTTGTAACGCAGGTGCAGGTTCATAATTTGCAGCGTGCGCCGGGTGCTGGAGGAGTTGTTGGTAACCAGGTCGGTGCAGTTCAGGCTGTTGCAGGCCGTGGCCGGGTTCTGGATGTCAATGCCCATGCCGGGGCCGCTGAATTCCATGCCCAGGGCCTTTACCAAACCCCCATCCCACTGCTCATAGCCCGAGTTGTTGGCCGCGATGCGGATGCGCTTGGAGGCGCGGGTGTTACTTTGCACCTGCTGACCGATCTGCTCCTGGGTGACCTGCTGGCCGGTGCGGGGGTCGGTGCAGGTGTTGGCAAAGAAGGGGTTGTCGCCCTGGTTCTGCCTCGAGGCCCCAAAATCGCCCTTGTAGTTGAGCTCGGCCAGCTTCTCGCCGGTGCGCCAGCGGGTGGCTACCACCACCACGGTGTGGAAACGAGCACAGACCCGCTGGTCGGTGCTGGTCTCGGAGTGGATGTTGATGTACCAACCGATATCGCCATCCCGAATGGCAAAGCCCTTAAACCCCTCGGCCCGCTCGGGCTGGTTGTTGGTGTACTGGGCGGTGTAGAGGAAGGGGGCCTGGTAGCCAATCAGGCCGGGGTCGGAGTTGTGGTCGTGGCGGTAGTAGCACCAGTACACCGGGTCAATCTGGGGGTGCCAGCTCGGATAGTTGCGTCCATCCGGCCCCTTAGCCAGCCAGAGGTTGTCCAGCCAGGAGGGGCAGGTAGTGTTGGGCACGGGACGTTCGGTAATGCCAGAGGGCAGGGCGGGTTCTGCCGAAGGCTGCCCATTGGCCTCGGCCAGCAGCACCCAGTACTCCCCCTTGCCCTCAGGCGAGCCCAGGGTGATTTCGCCGGCCCGGAAGGTGCGGGTGTAGGTGTTGAACTTCTTGCCATCGGCGGCGGTGGTCTCGCCTCTTTGCCAGCCCACCAGCCACAACGCCGAGTTTTCCCAGGCCACCACCACCGTGGCCCCCCGGGTCAGGGTCAGGCGCAGCCAGTCCGCGCGGGTCGAGCTCGAGCCCGGCGCGTCCAGAATGTCCCAGCCGGCATACTGGGTAAAGCGCGGCCCCGAAGGCTGGCTGGGGTTGTTGGGGTTGCGGTTTTTATCGGCCTGGCGGGGCCAGTAGCGCAGCCCGCCGTAACTGGCCCGCAGCCGGCCGTTGTCTTCGCTCACCACCACATAGCGGCTCAAGAGCGTAAGGGGCTGGTTGGTCGGGTGTTGGGTCAGGGACTCGGCCAGAAACGGGCCGTTGGAGCTATCGGGGTTGGGGTTGTCCGCGTACTCTCCACCGCCACAGGCCCCCAACAAAAGCCCCAAACCTCCCAGCAGCGAAAGCATCTTCATTCGTTGCATCTGATCTCCTCCCGTTTGTCCTTTGGTTGTGGACAGCCCTCAGTCACCAAAGTACATGGACTTTTGAGCGTTGCTTTTCTGGATTAACCGCAGCTTAAGAATCAGGCCGCTACAGGCTCAGAAAGCCCTAACCCTGCTCACAAATGCGTTACATGATTAAGACCTGTCCCCCAAACGGCTCTGGGTTTTATCCAGCCGGGGATTGCGTAGAATACAAGGGCGCATGAACGAGCGAGTTTTTTTTGCGGGCATGGCGGGTCAGATGGGGGCGCTGGACGCCTACCGATCCGCCGACCTCGAGGCCAGGGTGTGCCGCTACCTGCCCGAGCTGATGGCCGGGTTGCAGGCGGTTTACCCCGAGGCCCCCGCCGTAGCCGCGCGGGTAGCCGAGGTGATTGGGCGGAGCCTGGCCGAGCGTCCTCAGGATCTGCAGGCTTTAGACCTAAAGCGCATCCACACCCCGGACTGGTTTCAAGAGCCCCAGATGCACGGCTACATCGCCTACACCGACCGGTTTGCCGGCACCCTGAAGGGGGTGGGGCAGCACATCGGCTACCTGAAGGAGCTGGGTATCCGCTACCTGCACCTGATGCCCCTGCTGCTCCCCCGCGAGGGGGAGAACGACGGTGGCTACGCGGTGGCCGACTACCGCCAGGTGCGCCCCGACTTAGGAACCATGGACGACCTCGAGGCCCTCTGCGCCCAGCTTCGTCGGGAGGGCATCAGCCTCTGTCTGGATCTGGTGCTCAACCACGTGGCCCGCGAGCACCCCTGGGCCCTGGCCGCCCGGCAGGGCGACCCCAAGTACCGCGGCTACTTCTACATCTACCCCGACCGCACCCTGCCCGATGCTTTCGAGCGCACCCTGCCGGAAGTCTTCCCCGACTTTGCCCCCGGCAACTTCACCTGGGACGACGAGGTACAAGGCTGGGTCTGGACGACCTTTAATAGCTGGCAGTGGGACGTAAACTGGAGCAACCCCGAGGTGTTCTTGGAGTACCTCGAGCTGATTTTGTGGCTCGCCAACAAAGGGGTGGAGGTCTTCCGGCTCGATGCCATCGCCTTCACCTGGAAACGCCTGGGTACCAACTGCCAGAACCAGCCCGAGGTGCACGCCCTGACACAGGCCCTGCGGGCTGCGGTACGCATCGGCGCGCCGGCAGTAGCCTTCAAGGCCGAGGCCATCGTGGCCCCCGAAAACCTGATCGCCTACCTGGGCACAGGGACACACTACGGCAAGGTAAGCGACCTGGCCTACCACAACACCCTGATGGTGCAGATCTGGAGCAGCCTGGCCAGCCGCGACACCCGGCTTTTCACCCAGGCCCTGCAGCGCTTCCCACAAAAGCCCCCCAGCACCGCCTGGGCCACCTACCTGCGCTGCCACGACGACATCGGCTGGGCCATCTCCGACATCGACGCGGCGGCGGTAGGCCTGAGCGGCCCGGCCCATCGGCATTTCTTATCTGAGTTTTACAGGGGCGACTTTCCAGGCTCGTTTGCCCGGGGGATGCATTTCCAGGCAAACCCCACCACCGGCGACCGGCGCACCTCCGGTTCGACGGCCAGCCTGGCCGGCCTGGAAACCGCGCTCGAGTCGGGCCATCCGCGCCAGATCAGCCTGGCCCTCGAGCGCATCCTGCTGGCCCACGCAGTCTTCATCGGCTATGGCGAGGGCATCCCGCTCATTTACATGGGCGACGAATTGGGCCTGCTCAACGACTACGGCTATGTCCACGAACCCGCCCACAAAGACGACAACCGCTGGCTGCACCGGCCCAAGATGGACTGGGCTAAGGCCGAAAAACGCCACCAGCAAGGCACCGTGGAACACCGGATTTTCCACGGCATCAAAGAGCTGCTCGAGGCTCGAGCCCGCATCCCCCAGATGCACGCAGCCTTCCCCACCCAGGCCCTCTGGCAGCCCAACCCCCACCTGCTCCTGCTCAAGCGCGAACACCCCCAGGGCCGGCTGGTGCAGGTCTACAACTTCAGCGAGCAAGACCAGCCCTTCCCTTTCGAAGCCCTGCGCCAGGAGGGCATTGTGCAGCCCTTCGACCTCATCACCCAGACCCCTGCCCCGGCCTACCTGGAACCTTATGCCCGGCTGTGGCTAACCCAGCACCCGGTATAAAGGAGACTGTATGGAATGGTGGAAAACCGCAACTATCTATCAGATTTACCCCCGCAGCTTCCAGGATTCGAATGGTGACGGGATTGGCGACCTGCCGGGCATCAAAAAGCGCCTCACGTACATCCGCGACCTGGGCTTCGACTGTATCTGGCTCTCGCCCTTTTACAAGTCGCCCATGAAGGACTTCGGCTACGACGTGGCCGACTACTGCGATGTAGACCCCATCTTTGGTACCCTGAGGGACTTTGACGAACTCCTGGCCGAAGCCCACCGGCTGGGCCTCAAGGTCATCATCGACTTTGTGCCCAACCATACCTCCGACCAGCACCCCTGGTTTCTGGAATCCAGAAAGAGCCGCGACAACCCCAAGCGCGACTGGTACGTCTGGCGCGATCCTGCACCGGATGGGGGGCCCCCCAACAACTGGCAGGCCTACTTTGGCGGGCCCTCCTGGACGCTGGACGAAAGAACCGGCCAGTACTACCTGCACCAGTTCCTGCCCGAGCAGCCCGACCTCAACTGGCGCAACCCTGAGGTACGCCAGGCCATGTACGAGGCCATGCGCTTCTGGCTGAACAAAGGGGTAGATGGCTTCCGCATCGACGTGATCTGGCTGTTGGTGGAGGATGCCCTCTTCCGTGACGAGCCCGACAACCCCCACTACAAGCCCGGCGACATCGACCGCTTCCGCCATATCCACATCTACCAGGAAGACCAGCCCGAGACGCGCGAGATCGTGCAGGAGATGCGCGCTGTGCTGGACGAGTATCCGGGCGACCGGGTGATGGTGGGGGAAATTTACCTACCCTACCATCAACTTATGCCCTATTACGGAACAGCAGAAAAACCCGGCTGCCACCTGCCCTTCAACTTCCACCTGATTTTCCGGGGCCTGAACAACTGGACGGCAGAAAACATCCGCGCCATTGTGGAGGAGTACGAGGCCAGCCTGCCGCCTTTTGCCACCCCCAACTGGGTACTGGGCAACCACGACCAGCACCGCCTGGCCAGCCGCATCGGGCACGACCAGGCCCGGGTGGCAGCCATGCTGCTTTTTACCCTGCGTGGCTCGCCCACCTGGTACTACGGCGACGAGATTGGCATGGTGGATGGGCAAATCCCCCCCGAAAAAGTGCAGGACCCCGCCGCTCTACGCCAGCGCGGGGCCGCCGGCGAGCACGGCCTCGACCCAGGCCGCGACCCCGAGCGCACCCCCATGCAGTGGACCCCCTATGCCTACGCCGGCTTCAGCACCCGCGAACCCTGGCTGCCCATAAACCCCGACTACACCGAGCGCAACGTGGAGGCCCAGGACGCCGACCCCGAATCCATGCTGACCCTGGTGCGCACCTTGCTGGTGGTGCGAAAAGAAACCCCGGCCCTCTTGCACGGAAACTACCAGAGCTACAAGGCCCCGGCGGGCGTGTTCGCCTACCTGCGCGGCAGCGAGGTACTGGTGGCCCTGAACTTCACCCAGGAGCCTAAGGCGCTCTCTATTCCCGGAGGGGAAATTTTGCTTTCGACCCACCTGGATCGGTACGGCCAGGTGGAAGGAAGGCTCGGGCTGCGGCCCCACGAAGGCCTGATCGTAAAGCTATGACCAGGGTACTGTTTGTCTGCATGGGCAACATCTGCCGTAGCCCCATGGCCGAGGGCATCTTTCGCCGCAAGCTGCGCGAGCGGGGGCTCGAGGGGGCTTTTGAAGTGGACTCCTGCGGTACCGGCGGCTGGCATGAGGGCGAGACCGCCGACCCCCGCGCCCAGGCCGTGCTAAGCAAGTACAACGCCCATTTTCCCCATGTGGCCCGCCAGGTTCGCGCCGAAGACCTGGAGTATTTCGACCACATCTTTGTGATGGACAAAGAAAATCTCTGGACCCTGGGGCGCATGTTTCCCGCGCACAAGGGAAAAGTCCGCCTGCTTTTGGATCTAAACGGCGGGGGCGAGGTGCCCGACCCCTACTACGGGGGGCTGGAGGACTTCGAGGCGGTTTACCAGATGCTCGACGAGGCGCTCGAGGTCTTCCTGCAAACCCAGGCCCCCTGAAGTCTCCTGCAAGCCCTCGGCAAGCGGCCTGGCTTTTTGTAATGATTCGGTAACAGGTATGCAATACCCCTAAAGACAGGGGGTGGTATGACCAAGCAACTTGGGCGCTGGGAGCACTTTTACCACCAGGCCGATATCGGGGTGCGGGGCATCGGCCCCACCCTGGATGAAGCCTTTGAGCAGGCGGCCCTGGCCCTCACCGCCGTGGTTACCGACCCCGCCCGGGTGCGGCCTAAGCAGGTCATCGAGATTGAGTGTGAAGCCCCCCGGGTCTCGCTTTTGCTGGTGAACTGGCTCAACCGGCTGGTCTACGAGATGGCCACCCGCCGGATGCTCTTTAGCCAGTTTGAGGTGCACCTGAGCCCGCCCGACCTGGGGGGTGCGCTAAGCCTGCACGCCCTGACCTGGGGGGAGCCGGTAGACCCCGCACGTCACCAGCCCGCGGTGGAGGTCAAGGGGGCCACCTACTGCGAGCTCGAGGTTCGGCAGGACGAGCAGGGCCACTGGGTGGTGCAGTGCGTGGTGGATGTCTGACGGAGGCCCTATGGATATATCCCGCCTGGTTCAAAAATCCGAGTTTGAGTGGTGGCTGGAGGCCACCCCCCCCATGCGGGTGCCCGGCATCCTGTATGCCAGCGAAGCCCTGTTGCGCGAGATGGACGACAAGGTGCTGGAGCAGATCGCCAACGTAGCCAGCCTGCCGGGGGTTGTGCAGGCGGTGTACGCCATGCCCGATGCCCACTGGGGTTATGGTTTTCCCATTGGGGGGGTGGCGGCTTTCCGCGAGGAGGATGGGGTGGTCTCGGCGGGTGGGGTGGGGTTCGACATCTCCTGCGGGGTGCGGACCCTCCACACCGGCCTGACGGTAGACCAGATTGAGCCGATTAAGGAAGACCTGGCCCAGGGGCTCTTCCGCCACGTGCCGGCAGGGGTGGGAAGCATCGGCAAGATTCACCTCGAGCCCGCCGAGCTCGAGGCCATGCTGCAAGGTGGGGCGGTATGGGCCGTGGAGCGTGGCTACGGAAGGCCCGAGGATTTAACGTACATCGAGGAGCAGGGCCGCATGGAAGGGGCGCTGCCCGAGCAGGTCTCCGCGCAGGCCAAACGGCGTCAGGCCGACGAGATGGGCACCCTGGGCTCCGGCAACCACTACCTCGAGGTGCAGCAGGTGACCGAGGTGTATGACCCGGTGGTAGCCGAGGCCTTTGGTGTAAAGGTGGGCGATGTGCTGGTGAGCATCCACAGCGGCTCGAGGGGCCTGGGCCACCAGGTTGCCACCGACTTCAGCAAACAGATGATTCAGGCCGCCCACAAATACGGCCTCGAGCTGCCAGACCTCGAGCTGGCCTGCGCCCCCATCCAGTCCGAAGAGGGCCAGGCCTACCTGGGGGCCATGCGGGCCGCCATCAACTGCGCCCTGGCCAACCGGCAGATCCTGACCCACCTGGCCCGCGAGGCCTTCGCCTACCTGCTGCCCCAAGCCGACCTACGTCTGATTTACGACGTCTCGCACAACACCGCCAAGCTCGAGGAACATCTGGTAGATGGCAAACCCCAGCGGCTCTACGTCCACCGCAAAGGGGCTACCCGCGCCCTCGGCCCCGGTCACCCGGCCCTACCGCAAGCCTACCGGGCCGTCGGCCAGCCGGTGCTGATTGGCGGAACCATGGGCACCGCCTCGTACATCCTGGTGGGCACCCAGGAGGGCGTGGTCCGCTCGCTAAGCTCGTCCTGCCACGGGGCCGGACGGGCCATGAGCCGCCACCAGGCCCTCAAGCACTGGCACGGCAAGGAAGTGGTGCGCGAGCTGGGCCAGCGGGGCATCATCGTGCGCAGCCCCTCCCCCCGCGGCGTGGCCGAGGAAGCCCCCGGCGCCTATAAAGACGTAACCGCAGTGGTGGACGCCGCCCACGCCGCCGGACTCTCGCGCAAGGTAGCGCGGCTCGAGCCCCTTATCTGCATTAAGGGGTAATACCAGATTCGGTTAGTTCGTTACCGAACGGTGATGAACTAACCCGACCGAAGGGATGCGCTTTCTTCGCCGAGCGCAGCGAGGGGTGTGCTCTAGGATTCAAAAAGATAGCCCCTTGATGTTTTTTGTTTGAAGAGTATCTTTTTGAATCCGGTATAACCAGCAAGTTCTTTGGAGCCTCATACTGGGTTACGTCGCGGGCTTCATCAGGAGAGGTAAGCCATTGCAATTGCCTTTCCCACAAAGGGCTTCAATTGGCCCGGCTTTATTGAGACCTGGATAGCAATGGTTTCAACACCAAAAAAATACCGAGCCTGGCTTCACAGACTCGGTAGGGTCGAGAACACGCAGCTTATGGCAGGCTCTTTAGCCACTGCCGGTACTGCTCAATCTCGCGGCTCTGCACGGCGATGACCCCCTGGCAGAAGCGCTTGAGTTCGGCCCTGGCGGCTTTTTGCAAGCACAGCTTGGACATATCCACGGCATCCTGGTGGTGGGGAATCATGCCCTCTAAAAAAGCCCGGTCGGGCGAGCTGCCGTGTCCTGGCATCATGCCCATCAGGGACTCGTCCATCATGGGCTTCATGTCGGCCCGCATCATCGCCATGTAGCGCTGGCTGGGGGCTACGCCGTACCAGCTTCTGAGCCAGCCGGTAAGCTGGGTAATTTCCTTGTTCTGTACTGCGATAATTTCCTGGGCCGCCTTGCGGATGCGGGCGTCTTTAGAAACTTTCAGGATGGCCTGGGCCATCTCCACCGCGCCTTTGTGGTGGTCAATCATCATGGACATGTAGGCGATATCGAAGTTGCGCCCCTGGAGCTTTTGTAGCTCGGCCATGGCCTGCATGGTCATACTGCCGTGCCCGGCATGGTCGGTCTGGGCCAGGCTCCACCCCAGGAGCAACACCATAAGCATTCCCAAAAATTTCTGCATCGTTTCCTCCCTAACTAAGCAAGCCCCTGCGCCAGCTCTCCCACCGGGGCCACAACCTTAGGCCCAAACGGCGGCCTGAAAGAACGCAGGCGCAGGGCGTTGGACAGCACAAATAGCGAAGAGAGGCCCATGGCCGCTCCGGCCAGCATGGGCGAGAGCAGCCAGCCCGTAAATGGGTACAAGGCCCCTGCCGCCACTGGAATCAGGAGCACGTTGTAGGCAAAGGCCCAGAACAGGTTGAGCTGGATGTTACGCAAGGTGGCCCGCGAGAGCGCAATGGCGTTCGGCACACCCCGCAGGTCGCCCGAGATCAGGATCACATCGGCAGTCTCGATAGCCACGTCGGTTCCGCTGCCAATGGCGATACCCACATCGGCCTGGGCCAGCGCGGGCGCATCGTTGATGCCATCGCCCACGAAGGCCACCTTTTGGCCCTTGTTCTGGAGTGCCCGCACCGCCTCGGCCTTACCGTCCGGCAGAACCTCGGCCTGCACCTCGTCGATACCAAGCTGGCGGGCAATGGCGTGGGCGGCGCGGGTATGGTCGCCGGTAATCATAGCCACCTTGAAGCCCTGGCGGTGCAGGGCGGCAATGGCCTCCGGGCTACCCTCTTTGATGGGATCGGCCACCGCCAGAATCGCCGCCAGTTTTCCGTTAATTGCGGCGTAGAGGGGGGTCTTGCCCGCATCGGCCAGGCGGGCGGCCTCGCTACCGAAGACCGAGACATCCAACCCCAACCGCGCCATGTAGCGATCAGCCCCCACGTCCACGCGGACGATCCCCGGTTGGGACAGACCGCTATCGCGGCTGTTCACCGGGCGGACGATCCCCTCTTGGGACAGACGGCTATCGCCGCTGTTCACCGGGCGGACGATCCCCGGTTGGGACAGACCGCTATCGCGGCTGTTCACCGGGCGGACGACGCCCACCTGGCCGCTCACCCCGAGGCCGGGGAAAGCCTCGAAGCCCTGCGGCTCGCTGAGCGGTAGCCCTCTGGCCTGGGCCACCTGCACGATGGCGCGGGCGATGGGGTGCTCCGACTTCTGCTCGAGGGAGGCCACCAGCGCGAGCACCTCAGCCTCGTTGAAGCCTGGGGCCACCTCGAGGTCGGTCAGTTCGGGCCTGCCCCTTGTGAGGGTTCCGGTCTTGTCGAGGGCCACCACCCGGGCCTCTTGCAGCGTCTGCAGCGCCTCACCCTTGCGGAAAAGCACCCCCAGCTCGGCGGCCTTGCCGGTGCCCACCATGATGCTCACCGGGGTGGCCAGGCCCATGGCGCAGGGGCAGGCGATAATCAGCACCGCCACGGTGTTGACCAGGGCAAAGGTGAGGGCATTTTCACCGCCAAACACCAGCCACACCAAGGCCGTAAGGGCAGCGATGGCCAGCACGATGGGCACAAAGACCGCCACCACCCGGTCGGCCAGGTTCTGGATGGGGGGTTTGGAAGCCTGGGCGTTTTCGACCAGCCTAATAATCTGCGCCAGCACGGTGCCTTCGCCCACCGCCGTGGCCCGAAAGGTGAGGGTTCCGTTCTGGTTGATGGTTCCCCCAATCACCCTGTCCCCCTCGGTTTTACGTACCGGGATGGGCTCGCCGGTGATCATGGACTCGTCCACGTAGCTCTGTCCCGAGACCACCACCCCGTCCACCGGGATTTTTTCACCGGGCCGAACCACCACCAAATCGCCTGCCAGCACCTCGTCCACGGGGATTTCCCGCTCGAGCGTCCCCTCCACCACCCGCGCGGTCTTGGCCTGCAGCGAGAGCAGCCGCCGCATGGCTTCGGAGGTGCGGCCTTTGGCCAGGGCCTCGAGGTACTTGCCCAGGAGTATCAGGGTAATGACCACCCCCGCCGCCTCGAAATAGGCATGGCGGGCCTGCGGGGGAAAGAGGCCTGGAAAAAGCACCACCCCCAAGCTGTAAAAGTAGGCCGCGCTGGTGCCCAGCATCACCAGGCTGTTCATATCGGGCGAGCCTGAGCGCAGGCTCTGCCAGCCGTGGCGGTAAAAGCGCAGGCCCGGGCCAAACTGAATGGGGGTAGCCAGGGCCAGCATCACCCAGTTTAGGCTGCTCATCACGCCGTGCCCAAAGGTGGCCATCAGCCAGGCCTCTAGGGGTGGGAAGAGCATCGGCAGCATGGCGACCAGGAAGAGGGGCAGGGCGAATACCGCCGAGATGAGCAGTGCGCGGCGCAGATCGGCCACTTCTTTGGCACGGGCCTCGCGCTCGAGGTCGGCCCGGCCCTGGCCCGTTCCCAGCTCGAGCACGCCGTAGCCCGCCTCGCGGATGGCCCGCTTGAACTGGGCCACGCTGGTGCTGGCCGGAAGGTACTTCACCCAAGCCCGCTCGGTAGCCAGGTTGACGCTGGCCTCCAGCACCCCCTCCAACTTCTTCAAGGCCCGCTCCACCCGGTTCACACAGGCCGCGCAGGTCATGCCGGTCACGCCCAGTTCGACCTCGGCCACCACCGGGGTGTAGCCCGCCTCGCGCACCTTCTCCAGCAGGGCCTGGGAGGTGGTCTTTTGGGGGTCGTAGACCACGTGAGCGTGCTCGGTTGCCAGATTGACCGAGACCGCCTCCACCCCTTCAAGCTTCTTCAGCCCGCGTTCCACCCGGTTCACACAGGCCGCGCAGGTCATGCCCTGGACGCCGATTTGCAGCTCTTTGCTCATACCTTACCCATAGCCCTTAGCGGTACTTGAGAACCTCCATCAGCTCTTCCACCATCTGCTTGGTGTCGCCCCGCTGGGCGGCGCTGGCTACGTGGTGCTCGAGGTGGCTCTTGAGCACCATCTCCCCCACCTTGTCGAGGGCCCCCTGCACGGCCTTGATCTGCTTGAGCACGTCCACGCAGTAAGGCTCACCCTCGAGCATCTTGAGGACGCCCTCGAGGTGCCCCCTGGCCGAAAGCAGCCGGTTGCGGGCCTCCTGGCGCACCTTGGGGTCGAGGTGCAGGGTGTGTTCGTGCGTCATTCAAGCCACCCGAGCGGTATAGCCCTCTTCCTGCACCGCCTCGATCAGCTTCTCCACCGGCGCCGTCCCGCTCACGGTAGCCCGGCCCTCTTGCAGCGAAACCTCCACCTGCTCGACCCCCGGTACCTTTTTGAGGGCTTCGGTCACGTGGCGCACGCAGTTGTTACAGCTCATACCTTCAATCTTGAGTTGGGTCATGGTCACCTCCACGGCCCCAGTATACCCTCCCCCCCTGGGGTGGGGTAAGGACAAAAGTCACGATTGCCTGGACGAAGGTAACGCTTCCTTCAGCTTCGGTTAAGAATCCACCATGCCTCCCCTTCAGTTTTCAGGAGCATCCTCTAAAACAGGAGGAAGAGCCATGTACAAGACCCTGCGCAACCTCGCCGGACTCACCCTGTTGGGCCTGCTGGCCGCTTGTGGAACCCAGCAAACCCAGAGCACCCTAACCCAGGCCGATGCCCAGGCCCTCTCCGAAGCCGCCCAGGGCGACCTGCAACTCA
It contains:
- a CDS encoding heavy metal translocating P-type ATPase — encoded protein: MSKELQIGVQGMTCAACVNRVERGLKKLEGVEAVSVNLATEHAHVVYDPQKTTSQALLEKVREAGYTPVVAEVELGVTGMTCAACVNRVERALKKLEGVLEASVNLATERAWVKYLPASTSVAQFKRAIREAGYGVLELGTGQGRADLEREARAKEVADLRRALLISAVFALPLFLVAMLPMLFPPLEAWLMATFGHGVMSSLNWVMLALATPIQFGPGLRFYRHGWQSLRSGSPDMNSLVMLGTSAAYFYSLGVVLFPGLFPPQARHAYFEAAGVVITLILLGKYLEALAKGRTSEAMRRLLSLQAKTARVVEGTLEREIPVDEVLAGDLVVVRPGEKIPVDGVVVSGQSYVDESMITGEPIPVRKTEGDRVIGGTINQNGTLTFRATAVGEGTVLAQIIRLVENAQASKPPIQNLADRVVAVFVPIVLAIAALTALVWLVFGGENALTFALVNTVAVLIIACPCAMGLATPVSIMVGTGKAAELGVLFRKGEALQTLQEARVVALDKTGTLTRGRPELTDLEVAPGFNEAEVLALVASLEQKSEHPIARAIVQVAQARGLPLSEPQGFEAFPGLGVSGQVGVVRPVNSRDSGLSQPGIVRPVNSGDSRLSQEGIVRPVNSRDSGLSQPGIVRVDVGADRYMARLGLDVSVFGSEAARLADAGKTPLYAAINGKLAAILAVADPIKEGSPEAIAALHRQGFKVAMITGDHTRAAHAIARQLGIDEVQAEVLPDGKAEAVRALQNKGQKVAFVGDGINDAPALAQADVGIAIGSGTDVAIETADVILISGDLRGVPNAIALSRATLRNIQLNLFWAFAYNVLLIPVAAGALYPFTGWLLSPMLAGAAMGLSSLFVLSNALRLRSFRPPFGPKVVAPVGELAQGLA
- a CDS encoding metal-sensitive transcriptional regulator; amino-acid sequence: MTHEHTLHLDPKVRQEARNRLLSARGHLEGVLKMLEGEPYCVDVLKQIKAVQGALDKVGEMVLKSHLEHHVASAAQRGDTKQMVEELMEVLKYR
- a CDS encoding CopZ family metallochaperone encodes the protein MTQLKIEGMSCNNCVRHVTEALKKVPGVEQVEVSLQEGRATVSGTAPVEKLIEAVQEEGYTARVA